The following are encoded in a window of uncultured Sphaerochaeta sp. genomic DNA:
- the mmsB gene encoding multiple monosaccharide ABC transporter permease: MSGLIEILKKNVRQYMMVIALAVAMIAFGLLTDGIFFRPVNLTNLVLQNSYVLILAVGMLLCTLTGNIDLSVGSMVAFIGALCGVMMVDLQWNPYLAMIIALACGALIGMWQGFWIAFVNVPPFIATLAGMLVFRGLGQVIMKGQTKAPFPEAFQRISSGYIPDPFGGASVGNVTFHIFTLLIGFVIVGLIIFGEIQKRKKQKEYAFDLLPSGIWLAKVIFIASVLIAFTVVFAVYKGFPNVLILLGVLVVGYQFVASKTVQGRHIYALGGNRKAAELSGVKVKWVMFWIYTNMAILATVAAMVFTARLNSATPKAGQNFEMDAIAACYVGGSAVSGGVGTVIGAVVGGLFIGVLNNGMSIIGVSTDWQQAIKGFVLLAAVAFDLYSKSRSSKVA; this comes from the coding sequence ATGAGTGGCTTGATTGAAATTTTGAAAAAGAATGTGAGGCAGTATATGATGGTCATCGCCTTAGCTGTGGCGATGATTGCGTTCGGTCTCTTGACGGACGGTATCTTTTTCAGACCAGTGAATCTGACGAATCTGGTACTTCAAAACAGCTATGTCTTGATTCTTGCCGTTGGTATGTTGCTGTGTACATTGACCGGTAACATCGACCTTTCTGTTGGATCCATGGTCGCTTTCATTGGTGCCCTGTGCGGAGTCATGATGGTAGACCTGCAGTGGAATCCGTACCTTGCCATGATTATTGCATTGGCATGTGGCGCACTAATCGGTATGTGGCAAGGGTTCTGGATAGCATTCGTGAATGTACCCCCATTCATCGCCACCCTGGCAGGAATGTTGGTCTTTAGAGGTTTGGGACAGGTCATCATGAAAGGACAGACCAAGGCTCCTTTCCCAGAGGCGTTCCAAAGGATTTCAAGTGGTTATATCCCTGATCCATTTGGAGGAGCCTCTGTAGGAAATGTGACATTTCACATTTTCACCCTCCTCATTGGGTTTGTTATTGTAGGACTGATTATCTTCGGAGAAATTCAGAAACGAAAAAAGCAGAAGGAATATGCCTTTGACCTACTCCCTTCTGGGATCTGGCTTGCCAAGGTAATCTTTATTGCTTCTGTCTTGATAGCTTTTACCGTTGTCTTTGCTGTCTACAAAGGGTTCCCCAATGTCTTGATCCTGCTGGGAGTACTCGTTGTAGGATATCAGTTTGTTGCATCCAAGACAGTCCAGGGCCGTCATATCTACGCTCTTGGTGGAAACAGGAAAGCTGCTGAGCTGTCCGGTGTCAAAGTAAAATGGGTAATGTTCTGGATATATACGAATATGGCTATCCTGGCTACGGTTGCTGCAATGGTATTTACCGCACGCCTCAACTCTGCCACGCCAAAAGCTGGACAGAACTTTGAAATGGATGCCATCGCAGCTTGTTACGTCGGTGGATCGGCTGTCTCCGGTGGAGTCGGTACGGTAATTGGTGCAGTGGTCGGAGGGCTCTTCATTGGAGTACTGAACAACGGAATGTCAATCATTGGTGTCAGTACTGACTGGCAGCAAGCTATCAAGGGTTTTGTACTGCTTGCAGCCGTTGCATTCGACCTCTATTCGAAATCAAGGTCATCCAAGGTGGCATGA
- a CDS encoding glycerophosphodiester phosphodiesterase — protein MKIFAHRGYSGFYPENTMLAFQKAWEAGSDGIELDVQLTKDGELVVIHDETLDRTTDHTGRVCDYTLEELKTCNAAAKSSLANTFMTIPTFEEYCTWVATTNLVTNIEIKSSVIYYPEIEEKTLEMVRRYQLEERTLISSFNHLSLCAVKAIAPSILCGALVPETGLINAGHAAEKFGFECFHPPYCTMSKEAVQECHEHQIQVNVWTVNTMHELIDCYKWGCDGVFTNYPDVCRTFVDAQKNR, from the coding sequence GTGAAGATTTTCGCCCACCGAGGGTATAGTGGGTTTTACCCAGAGAACACCATGCTTGCTTTCCAGAAAGCCTGGGAAGCAGGCAGTGATGGCATCGAGCTTGATGTCCAGCTGACCAAGGACGGTGAGTTGGTGGTTATCCATGATGAAACCCTTGATAGAACCACAGACCACACAGGACGCGTTTGTGACTATACACTGGAAGAACTGAAAACGTGTAATGCAGCTGCAAAGAGCTCACTTGCAAATACATTCATGACCATCCCCACCTTTGAGGAGTACTGCACATGGGTGGCAACCACAAATCTGGTTACCAACATCGAGATCAAGAGCAGCGTCATATACTACCCTGAGATTGAGGAAAAGACCCTGGAGATGGTAAGACGTTACCAGCTGGAAGAGAGAACCCTGATCTCCTCTTTCAACCATCTCAGTCTGTGTGCAGTGAAGGCTATTGCTCCTTCCATCCTGTGCGGAGCCCTTGTTCCTGAAACCGGATTAATCAATGCAGGTCACGCTGCAGAGAAGTTTGGGTTTGAGTGTTTCCATCCACCTTACTGCACCATGAGCAAGGAAGCTGTACAGGAGTGTCACGAACACCAAATCCAGGTTAATGTGTGGACAGTGAACACCATGCATGAGCTTATTGACTGCTACAAATGGGGATGTGACGGTGTTTTCACCAACTACCCTGATGTTTGCAGAACGTTTGTTGATGCACAGAAAAACAGATGA
- a CDS encoding TRAP transporter small permease, producing MHQAVKKVLSNLELIIASAAIIVTTVLVMLNVFTRYFLKTGIYWSEEVATACFVWSVFIGAAAGYKHRAHVGVDMLVNLCPPKTKKTITIIVDLVLLLINGYITYIAVIYLSLSYKKPTPVLGISTAYISSSILVSFALTTIYSIYFLVKDIKQPAQGGTI from the coding sequence ATGCACCAAGCCGTTAAGAAAGTTCTTTCCAACCTTGAGCTCATCATCGCCAGTGCTGCTATCATTGTCACCACTGTCTTGGTAATGCTCAACGTCTTCACGCGCTACTTCCTGAAAACCGGTATTTACTGGTCAGAAGAAGTTGCGACCGCCTGTTTTGTATGGTCGGTCTTCATAGGCGCTGCCGCAGGATACAAGCATCGAGCCCATGTAGGTGTCGATATGCTGGTAAATCTCTGCCCCCCCAAAACAAAGAAAACAATCACCATCATCGTTGATCTTGTCCTACTGTTGATCAACGGGTATATAACCTATATTGCAGTCATTTATCTCTCACTCTCCTATAAGAAACCCACACCGGTGCTGGGAATCTCGACTGCATACATCAGTTCATCGATTCTTGTCAGCTTTGCTCTGACCACCATCTATTCAATCTATTTCCTGGTCAAGGATATCAAACAACCTGCACAAGGAGGTACCATATGA
- the arsB gene encoding ACR3 family arsenite efflux transporter — MSNKNNITGIGFFERYLTLWVLLCMVVGVLIGVYLPQIPHFLSRFEYANVSIPVAILIWLMIYPMMLKVDFHSIKQVGQNPKGLMITWITNWLIKPFSMYAIAFFFFFIVYKAIIPEDLAREYLAGAVLLGAAPCTAMVFVWSHLTRGNPAYTLVQVATNDLIILAAFVPIVGLLLGISGISIPWMTLFLSVVLFVVIPLGAGWFSRVLITRSHGLEYFEKTFIPKFSNVTITGLLLTLIIIFSFQGQTIIDNPLNIVLIAIPLIIQTFLIFFIAYLWAKAWKLPHDVAAPAGMIGASNFFELAVAVAISVFGLQSGATVATVVGVLVEVPVMLTLVGIASRTKRWFPAPQS, encoded by the coding sequence ATGAGCAACAAGAACAATATTACAGGAATCGGCTTCTTTGAACGATACCTAACACTCTGGGTACTTCTTTGCATGGTTGTAGGAGTATTGATCGGTGTATATCTTCCTCAGATCCCTCATTTCCTCTCCCGGTTTGAATATGCAAATGTATCAATTCCTGTCGCAATCCTGATCTGGCTGATGATCTACCCCATGATGCTCAAGGTCGATTTTCATAGTATCAAGCAAGTTGGGCAGAATCCAAAAGGCCTTATGATCACCTGGATAACCAACTGGCTTATCAAGCCATTCAGCATGTATGCCATCGCCTTCTTCTTTTTCTTTATTGTATACAAGGCCATCATTCCCGAGGATCTTGCCCGGGAGTACCTGGCAGGGGCTGTCCTGCTTGGAGCTGCGCCCTGTACTGCAATGGTTTTTGTATGGAGCCATCTCACCAGGGGCAATCCAGCGTATACCTTGGTACAGGTTGCAACCAACGATCTCATCATTCTGGCAGCATTTGTGCCCATCGTTGGACTGCTGCTAGGAATAAGCGGGATCAGTATCCCCTGGATGACCCTCTTCCTCTCAGTGGTGCTCTTTGTGGTCATTCCTCTTGGTGCTGGTTGGTTCAGTCGTGTGCTGATTACACGTAGTCATGGCCTTGAATACTTCGAGAAGACCTTCATTCCCAAATTCAGCAATGTGACCATTACCGGCTTGCTTCTTACCCTGATTATCATTTTCTCATTCCAAGGTCAGACAATCATAGACAACCCGCTTAATATCGTGTTGATAGCCATACCACTCATCATCCAGACATTCCTCATCTTCTTCATAGCCTATCTTTGGGCCAAAGCATGGAAATTGCCCCATGATGTGGCAGCACCAGCTGGAATGATTGGGGCCTCGAACTTCTTTGAATTAGCTGTAGCAGTCGCTATCTCAGTCTTTGGACTACAATCAGGAGCTACCGTTGCGACCGTAGTTGGGGTTTTGGTGGAGGTTCCCGTAATGTTGACCTTGGTGGGTATAGCAAGCCGAACCAAGCGCTGGTTTCCTGCACCTCAATCCTGA
- a CDS encoding methylated-DNA--[protein]-cysteine S-methyltransferase has product MNHSFFVQVYEIVGRIPEGKVASYGQIACMLGSPSNARIVGWAMRKCPSALPWHRVIRSDGSLANRDFYELQRVMLESEGISFLSDGTIAMEMYQWNPGFQD; this is encoded by the coding sequence GTGAATCACTCCTTCTTTGTCCAAGTTTATGAAATCGTGGGCCGAATTCCAGAGGGAAAGGTTGCTTCTTACGGGCAGATTGCCTGCATGCTTGGTAGTCCAAGTAATGCCCGAATTGTGGGGTGGGCCATGCGAAAGTGTCCCTCTGCGCTCCCTTGGCATCGGGTAATTCGCTCAGATGGAAGCCTTGCAAACAGAGACTTCTATGAGCTCCAACGAGTAATGCTTGAGTCAGAGGGAATATCCTTTCTCTCTGATGGAACGATTGCCATGGAAATGTATCAGTGGAATCCTGGTTTTCAGGATTGA
- a CDS encoding DUF3147 family protein translates to MWYYIIKIGISALTITLVSEIAKRSSVFGALIASLPLTSLLAILWMHFEKTQDTAIAQLSQSIFFLVLPSLAFFALFPFLLHRGMAFWGSFLFASGATIVLYFLLIAILKHYNIATL, encoded by the coding sequence ATGTGGTACTACATCATCAAGATAGGGATTTCTGCTCTTACCATCACCCTGGTCAGCGAAATAGCAAAACGCAGTTCCGTATTCGGTGCCTTGATCGCATCTCTTCCATTGACCTCACTGTTGGCAATTCTCTGGATGCACTTTGAGAAAACACAGGATACCGCCATTGCTCAGCTCTCACAGTCCATTTTCTTTCTGGTGCTTCCTTCCCTTGCCTTCTTTGCACTTTTCCCTTTCTTGCTTCATCGAGGCATGGCCTTCTGGGGAAGTTTCTTATTCGCAAGTGGAGCGACAATTGTACTTTATTTCCTTCTTATCGCAATCCTTAAGCACTACAATATTGCAACGCTCTAA
- a CDS encoding metalloregulator ArsR/SmtB family transcription factor, which yields MNIDFETGSQLLKAISDPTRICIVHILSCGELCVCEIQRYFNVSQPTLSHHLTILKNVGIITATRKGKWMYYGINREKVKLLTGFLDTVFLPGDECLCKMLDQEGASC from the coding sequence ATGAATATCGATTTTGAGACAGGTTCCCAGTTATTAAAGGCAATCTCAGATCCAACGAGGATCTGCATTGTGCATATTCTTAGTTGTGGGGAGTTGTGTGTCTGTGAGATACAGAGGTATTTCAATGTAAGCCAACCAACCCTCTCCCATCATTTGACAATACTCAAGAATGTGGGGATCATCACTGCAACGAGAAAGGGTAAGTGGATGTACTATGGAATCAACAGGGAGAAGGTGAAGCTCCTCACAGGATTCTTGGATACCGTGTTCCTTCCTGGTGACGAGTGCTTATGCAAGATGCTTGATCAAGAGGGGGCCTCCTGCTAA
- a CDS encoding TRAP transporter large permease: MIAYLPIILVFILYFSSIPIAYALFGSSLFYFAVIDTSSPVDLILQKFVTSTQSFPLLAIPFFVMAGSIMNYAGISKKLMQFADVLTGHMAGGMAQVNVLLSLLMGGVSGSANADAAMQSKMLVPEMEKRGYDRAFSTAITAASSAVTPVIPPGINLIIYALIANASVGRMFAAGYVPGLIMTISLMVTVSIISKRRGYQPVREKKAGTREVIHQLRDSIWALLFPFGIIAGLRIGMFTPSEAGAVAVLYCIIVGKFIYKELGKEHFLPVLKETIFGTSGVVLIIVSASVFGYYLNWERIPQAMASGLLTITQNKYLMLMIINVLFLVMGMFLEGGAAMIILAPLLVPVVTQLGIDVIHFGLICIVNIMIGGLTPPFGSMMFTCCSITRCSLQDFVKEVIPFIVALLISLILVTYIPIITLIVPNLLYGVA; the protein is encoded by the coding sequence ATGATTGCCTACCTTCCCATCATCCTGGTATTCATCCTGTACTTCTCAAGCATTCCCATCGCCTATGCACTGTTTGGGTCCTCACTCTTCTACTTTGCGGTAATCGATACCAGCAGCCCCGTTGACTTGATCCTCCAGAAGTTTGTCACCAGTACCCAATCCTTCCCGCTTCTAGCCATCCCCTTCTTTGTTATGGCTGGATCAATCATGAACTATGCTGGTATCAGCAAGAAATTGATGCAGTTCGCTGATGTCCTTACCGGCCATATGGCAGGGGGCATGGCGCAGGTCAATGTACTGTTGAGCCTGCTTATGGGAGGTGTCTCCGGTTCAGCAAATGCCGATGCAGCAATGCAGAGTAAGATGCTGGTTCCTGAGATGGAGAAACGAGGGTACGACAGGGCATTCTCTACAGCAATTACCGCTGCATCCTCTGCCGTCACTCCGGTCATCCCCCCTGGGATCAACCTAATCATCTATGCCTTGATCGCCAATGCATCAGTAGGTCGGATGTTTGCTGCAGGATATGTTCCTGGCCTGATTATGACCATCAGTTTGATGGTGACTGTCTCCATCATATCAAAGCGACGTGGCTACCAGCCTGTACGAGAGAAGAAAGCCGGGACAAGGGAAGTTATTCATCAGCTTCGCGATTCCATATGGGCCCTGCTCTTCCCCTTCGGTATCATTGCAGGACTTAGAATCGGTATGTTCACTCCTTCCGAAGCTGGAGCAGTGGCAGTTCTTTACTGCATCATCGTAGGAAAGTTCATCTACAAGGAGCTGGGCAAGGAACACTTCCTCCCCGTGCTAAAGGAAACCATCTTTGGCACCAGTGGGGTAGTCCTGATCATCGTCTCTGCCTCTGTCTTTGGATACTACCTGAACTGGGAACGCATCCCTCAGGCAATGGCCAGTGGACTGCTTACCATTACCCAGAACAAATACCTGATGTTGATGATCATCAATGTGCTTTTCCTTGTAATGGGAATGTTCCTTGAGGGAGGAGCTGCCATGATCATTCTCGCTCCCTTGCTCGTGCCGGTGGTGACCCAGCTCGGTATTGATGTCATCCATTTTGGTTTGATCTGCATTGTGAACATCATGATCGGAGGACTCACACCTCCATTCGGTTCAATGATGTTTACCTGCTGCAGCATCACCCGGTGCAGTTTGCAGGATTTTGTAAAGGAAGTCATTCCTTTCATTGTTGCCCTGCTGATCTCACTGATTCTTGTAACGTATATTCCCATTATCACCCTCATCGTGCCTAATTTGCTCTATGGGGTTGCCTGA
- a CDS encoding ATP-binding cassette domain-containing protein — MPNNSILLSMKHITKTFPGVRALDDVSLDVKPSEIHALVGENGAGKSTLMKVLSGVYPYGTYDGDIFFEGKHCKFSSIRQSEQAGIVIIHQELALSPYLSIAENMFIGDERAKFNIINWDKTREDAITYMKRIGLNENPNTPVNKLGVGKQQMVEIAKALAKNAKLLILDEPTSALNERDSQHLLDILKELRDKSNISSVLISHKLNEVAAIADSITILRDGKTIETLDVVRKKDAPVSISEERIIKGMVGREITDMFPKRDNPVGDILFEVKDWTVQNPDNPERNKLEGININVRSGEVVGLAGLVGAGRTEFAMSVFGRAYGENIKGKTYLEGKEVDISTIPKAIANGVAYVPEDRKELGLVLIQNVKENTTIAKLKKIVNASVINEHEENVVAEDYCKRLNTKTPTILQKTGNLSGGNQQKVVLSKWLFTDPKVLILDEPTRGIDVGTKHEIYTIINSLAKQGYACILISSEMPEIIGMSDRIYVMSEGKITAELSGETATQEDIMRNILNN; from the coding sequence ATGCCAAACAATTCTATTCTGCTGTCGATGAAGCATATCACCAAGACTTTCCCGGGGGTGAGAGCGCTTGATGATGTCAGCCTAGATGTTAAACCATCTGAAATTCATGCCTTGGTTGGCGAGAATGGAGCAGGAAAATCAACATTGATGAAAGTTCTCTCAGGTGTGTACCCATACGGAACCTATGATGGGGACATCTTTTTCGAAGGCAAGCACTGCAAGTTTTCCAGCATCAGGCAGAGTGAACAAGCAGGAATTGTCATCATCCATCAGGAGCTGGCATTAAGCCCCTATCTTTCCATTGCTGAGAATATGTTCATTGGAGACGAGCGGGCAAAATTCAATATCATCAATTGGGATAAGACCCGAGAAGACGCAATAACATATATGAAGCGAATCGGGCTCAATGAAAATCCAAACACTCCAGTAAATAAGCTTGGCGTAGGAAAACAACAGATGGTTGAGATTGCCAAGGCGTTGGCAAAGAATGCAAAGCTGCTGATTCTCGACGAGCCTACTTCAGCACTCAATGAGAGAGATAGCCAACATCTACTTGATATTCTCAAGGAGTTGCGTGACAAGAGCAACATTTCCTCTGTCCTGATCTCCCATAAACTGAATGAAGTTGCTGCCATAGCCGATTCCATTACCATTTTACGGGACGGCAAGACTATTGAGACACTTGATGTAGTGCGTAAGAAAGATGCTCCTGTATCAATCAGCGAAGAGAGAATCATCAAGGGTATGGTTGGACGGGAGATTACCGACATGTTCCCCAAGAGGGATAACCCTGTCGGGGATATCTTATTCGAGGTCAAGGATTGGACGGTCCAGAATCCTGACAACCCCGAACGAAACAAACTCGAAGGGATAAACATCAATGTTCGCTCTGGAGAAGTCGTCGGCCTAGCAGGTCTGGTTGGTGCTGGCCGTACTGAGTTCGCCATGAGTGTGTTTGGCCGTGCATATGGGGAAAATATCAAGGGAAAAACATATCTTGAAGGAAAGGAAGTCGACATCAGCACAATTCCCAAGGCAATCGCAAACGGTGTTGCCTATGTGCCTGAGGATCGCAAGGAGCTTGGTTTGGTGTTAATTCAGAACGTCAAGGAAAATACCACAATTGCCAAACTCAAGAAGATTGTCAATGCTTCAGTAATCAATGAACATGAGGAGAATGTTGTTGCGGAGGATTACTGTAAACGACTTAACACAAAGACACCGACAATTCTCCAAAAGACAGGAAACCTCTCTGGAGGCAATCAGCAAAAAGTCGTGTTGTCAAAATGGTTGTTCACCGACCCCAAGGTGTTGATTCTTGATGAACCTACCCGAGGCATTGATGTGGGAACAAAGCATGAGATCTACACAATCATCAATTCACTCGCCAAACAAGGATATGCCTGTATCCTGATTTCCAGTGAAATGCCGGAGATTATTGGAATGAGTGATAGAATCTATGTAATGAGTGAAGGAAAGATTACTGCAGAACTTTCTGGAGAGACCGCAACCCAAGAGGATATAATGCGTAACATCCTCAACAACTAA
- a CDS encoding P-II family nitrogen regulator: MESPHTLITCIVNKGMAETVMDAARKAGATGGTILPARGTGKEEDVKFFGHPLVPEKDMLLILVGSGLTGKVLETIKNLPLLTEPGSGIAFCIDVERFIAFGDSPE; the protein is encoded by the coding sequence ATGGAATCACCCCACACCCTGATTACCTGTATTGTTAACAAAGGTATGGCAGAAACCGTCATGGATGCCGCCAGAAAAGCAGGAGCCACAGGCGGTACCATTCTCCCTGCACGAGGAACCGGGAAAGAAGAAGACGTCAAGTTCTTCGGTCACCCATTGGTCCCTGAAAAAGACATGTTGCTTATACTTGTCGGGTCGGGTTTGACAGGAAAAGTATTGGAAACAATCAAGAACCTTCCTCTTCTTACCGAACCAGGTTCTGGAATTGCATTCTGCATTGATGTTGAGCGGTTTATTGCCTTTGGCGATTCTCCTGAGTAG
- a CDS encoding GNAT family N-acetyltransferase, translating into MIQRLIETRKADPLFQGWHDTLLRSCMQGIMGEIYVDDQNEPHSAFALLGDFCLLAGEPSNDLLLFQYDLGRWETRLLVPKNKLWEQAIRETFGSRAKEFTRYALKKEALFDKAHLSSLVDSLSPAFRIVEIDEILYHYLLSESWCRDLVGQFQAYERFRDLGLGFVILKGSEVVAGASSYCRYHNGIEVEVDTKTPYRRKGLASACSAKLILTCMERDLFPSWDAHTELSLHLAEKLGYTLDYPYQTFELTKTK; encoded by the coding sequence ATGATACAGAGACTTATCGAGACGAGAAAGGCAGATCCCCTCTTCCAAGGATGGCATGACACCCTTTTACGTTCGTGTATGCAAGGCATCATGGGAGAAATCTATGTAGATGACCAAAATGAGCCTCACTCTGCTTTCGCACTGCTTGGAGACTTTTGCCTACTCGCTGGCGAGCCGTCAAATGACCTTTTACTCTTCCAGTATGATCTTGGCCGATGGGAAACCCGCCTCCTTGTTCCCAAGAATAAACTGTGGGAACAGGCTATCAGGGAGACCTTTGGTTCCAGGGCAAAGGAATTCACTCGCTATGCTCTTAAAAAGGAAGCTTTGTTCGACAAAGCCCATCTGAGCAGCCTTGTTGATTCCCTCTCCCCGGCATTCCGAATCGTTGAGATAGATGAAATCCTCTACCACTATCTCCTCTCAGAGTCCTGGTGTCGTGATCTGGTAGGACAGTTCCAGGCCTACGAGCGATTTCGCGATCTGGGACTGGGCTTCGTCATACTCAAGGGCAGCGAGGTTGTTGCAGGAGCCTCTTCATACTGTAGGTATCACAACGGAATAGAGGTTGAAGTTGACACAAAAACCCCTTATCGCAGAAAAGGTCTTGCGTCGGCCTGCAGTGCAAAACTCATCCTTACCTGTATGGAGCGTGACCTTTTTCCCTCTTGGGATGCCCACACAGAACTATCACTACACTTGGCTGAGAAACTTGGGTATACGTTGGACTATCCTTATCAGACATTTGAACTTACCAAGACAAAGTAG
- a CDS encoding sugar-binding protein has protein sequence MKKMLVAAMVLLFAMNMVFAGGAAETSSKGMVGVVMPTRSEERWNKDGAAVKSGLEELGYEVDLQFSDDDIPTQVRQIEDLITKRAKVLVIASIDGSALTDVLAKAADEGIPVIAYDRLIMKSPHVDYYLSFDNYAVGQQMGDILIQGMNLDNPAKKPLLIELFGGSPDDNNAYFFYNGAMDKLKPYFDNGTLKIGSGQQGMDTVGTLRWSNELAMSRMENLLSAHYTNKTLDGILSPYDPISLSTLEACKAVGYGTPGKPLPVVGGQDCIVASCKSILAGEQYATVLKDTRVLGMATVELVDTIMRGETPQGLNTTTYDNDSIKNGKPYIVPSVLLESVIVTKDNLVAEVVDTGYHSAEEIGL, from the coding sequence ATGAAAAAGATGCTCGTAGCGGCAATGGTTCTACTCTTTGCCATGAACATGGTTTTTGCAGGAGGGGCTGCTGAAACTTCGTCAAAAGGAATGGTCGGAGTAGTCATGCCTACCAGATCAGAGGAACGTTGGAATAAGGATGGAGCAGCGGTCAAATCTGGTTTGGAAGAACTCGGTTATGAGGTCGACCTGCAATTCTCAGACGACGACATTCCTACCCAGGTTCGTCAGATTGAAGACCTGATCACCAAGAGAGCAAAAGTACTCGTCATTGCTTCCATCGATGGATCGGCTTTGACTGATGTACTGGCTAAAGCTGCGGACGAAGGAATTCCCGTAATTGCCTATGACCGCTTGATCATGAAATCACCACACGTCGACTACTACCTGTCATTTGACAACTATGCAGTCGGTCAGCAGATGGGTGATATCCTCATCCAGGGAATGAATCTGGACAATCCTGCGAAGAAGCCATTATTGATCGAGTTGTTTGGTGGATCACCTGACGACAACAATGCATATTTCTTCTACAACGGCGCCATGGACAAGCTTAAGCCCTATTTTGACAATGGCACCCTCAAGATTGGTTCAGGCCAGCAGGGCATGGATACAGTAGGAACACTCCGCTGGAGCAATGAGTTGGCAATGTCCAGAATGGAAAATCTCCTCTCTGCTCATTATACGAACAAGACGCTCGACGGAATTCTGTCTCCTTATGACCCAATCAGTCTTTCCACGCTTGAAGCATGCAAGGCTGTCGGATACGGGACACCAGGAAAGCCATTGCCGGTTGTCGGTGGACAGGACTGTATTGTAGCTTCCTGTAAGTCAATCCTCGCTGGTGAGCAGTATGCAACCGTCCTCAAGGATACCCGTGTACTCGGTATGGCTACTGTAGAGCTCGTTGACACCATCATGCGCGGTGAAACACCCCAGGGACTCAACACCACAACGTACGATAACGACTCCATCAAGAACGGCAAACCCTATATTGTACCTTCCGTTCTGTTGGAATCAGTCATCGTCACCAAGGACAACCTCGTAGCTGAAGTAGTCGATACCGGTTACCACTCAGCAGAAGAGATTGGACTGTAA